The Bubalus bubalis isolate 160015118507 breed Murrah chromosome 2, NDDB_SH_1, whole genome shotgun sequence genome includes the window ACGGGTTTGCTCTAGTCTTCCAGTGAGCCTTGCTGGACCGTCTTACTTAAAACTGCTTTGCTTCCTCCCAGTACTTTCTactccttcccttttcctccatAGCACCTGTTATCTATGACATGCTAATTATATGTTTGTTGTCTGACACTAGATTAAGTGTGGGATTATTTGCCCAGTGCCTAAACAGCGGCACTggcacacaattttttaaatttttattaaggtttccccagtggctcagtggtaaagaatccacttgcagttcagaaacacaggagacgtaggttcgatccctgggtcaggaagatcccctggaggaggaaatggcaacccactacagtattcttgcctgaaaaatcccatggacagaggagcctggcaggtaggtaactcaaatatttgtggaataactGCATGCTAAGGAAGGCttgtgaagtcacttagtcgtgtccgactctttgtgaccccatggactgtaacccaccaggctcctccgtccatgggttacagtccatggggtctcagagttggacacgactgagcggcttcacttcttcttcacttCTAAGGAAGGCTTGTTTTACTACATGACACTTCTTTGAAACTAAAGGCATATGTTACGAACCCACTGTCATGAAGCTAATGATGTTGACATACCTTCTAATGGCGTCCTTGTCAGTTTATCCCATGCAAAGTTACTCTAGAATTCTAATTTAAATTAGTCCTTATACCAGTTTTTACTATCAAGGATTCGCCAAGACACTATGAGGGAATTCACTAGCTGTATGATAACCAAACCATCTTACATATTAGGGAATGTATTTAGAAACAAAGAGAAGACTGGGAAAAGAGAATTATTTTGTACTTACTCATCTGACATAATTTTTTTGCCAAATGGTAGTCGTGGCCCATTTCTGCTCTCAGGAACTGGAAAACATTAAGAAATTCTTCAGCTATGCAGTTTTACCGAGAATTTAAATGTCAGTTATAAACTCCCTAGAAAATATTCCATTAATGATTAACTATTTTGCTTTTAACTTTTACACATGTTTCCCCAGGAGTGAGTCTGGAATCAATCAGTGAAGAATATTTAAGCCTTCTAATGGCAGGGTCATAGAGGAAGCATCTCACCTCTGTTTTACTGCAGCCACACTGTGCACACACTACCGAACAATCTGAGAATACTCAGGTTGATTCAACTGGCAAAGCCACGAACACTTTAATCACTTTAATATCCCTTAGGTTCAGATACAGTTTTTAGTTGTGAACTTAATCCATAATTATATGACAATACAATTatgtattttcaatattttccaatATTGGTTGCTCTTATCccatctgtttttccttttactattttattgtatttttttgttaTAAAGTAACatattataacttttttttaaattgaaggataattgctttacagaattttgtggtttttctgtcatacatcaacaagaatcagccataggtacatccatgtcccctccctcccagacctccctcccatctccctccctcccccacccttcagcctgtcacagagcccttgtttcagtttcctgagtcatagagcaaattcccattggctatctgttttacatatagtattgtacatttctatgttactctctcaatacatctccccttctctctcctctcctcccaccttgtccataggtctgttctctatgtctgtttctccactgctgccctgaaaataaattcatcagtgccatctcttcagattccatatatttgtgtcagtatatgatatttctatttctctgacttcttcactctgtataacgggctctagtttcatccacctcattagaacatattcaaatgtgttctttttatggctgagtagtattccattgtgtatatgtaccacagcttcattatccattcatctgccaatgacatctaggttgcttccatgttctagctattgtaaatagtgctgcagtgaacactggggtacatgtgtctttttcagtttttatttcctcaaGGTATAAGCCTAGGAGtgcgattgctgggtcatacggtggttttattcccagcttttttaaggagtctctccatactgtcttccatagtggctgtatcagtttacattcccaccagcaatgcaagagtgttcccttttctccacaccctctccagcatttattatttgtagacttttttgatgatggccattctgactggcgtgaggtagtatctcactgtagttttgatttggatttctctgataatgagtgatgttgagcatcttttcatgtgcttgttagccatctgtatatcttctttggagaaatgtctctttgggtccctttcccactttggttgtttgcttttctggtattgagttgtataagctgcttatatattttggaaattaattctttatcagttgtttccctTGCtagcattttctcccattctgagggttgtcttttcaccttgtttgtagtttcctttgctgtgcaaaagcttttaagtttaattaggttccacctgtttatttttatttccattactctagaaggtgggtcatagaagatcttgctttatgtcattgagtgttctgcctatgttcttctctaacagtttaatagtttctggtcttacatttaggtctaacccactttgagtttatctttgtgtatggcattaggtaGTGAtgtaacttcattcttttgcatggagctgtccagttttcccagcaccacttattgaaaaggctgtttttgccacattgtatattcttgcctcctttgtcaaaactaaggtacccataggtgtgtgtgtgtttatctctgGGATCTCTATCtcattccattggtctgtatttctgtttttgtaacacatatttttctatgtgttataaattttttccttattaattggggtatagttgctttacaatgttgtgctaatttctgctatacaacaaactgaatcagttataggtatacatatgtcctcttcctcttggacctccctccacctcttcatcccatccctctaggtcaccacagagcaccaagctgagctctgtgtggtatacagtaggttcccactagccatctgtcTCATGCATGGTAGTATGTACATGTCAATTCCagcctcccaattcatcccaaccCTCTTTCCTCACCCTGTacccacatgtccattctctgcatctgcgtctctattcctgccctgcaaataggttcatttgttgTATGTAGGAAATTTAAATGCTAAATAAACACATCCTGTCCCCAATTAAACAGCATCTGTATTTTTACCAtccagagaattttttttctagataattttagttatttcgggggctgtgctgggtctttgttgctccacgagcttttctctagttgtagtgaatGGAGGCTACTGTCTAGATGCAGTgtgaaggcttctcattgtgatggctccTCTTGCTGGCTGGTCACAGGCTCCAGagagtgcaggcttcagtagttgcggcatgtgggctaaGTAATTGCGGCctatggactctagagcacaggctcaatagctgtggggcacgggcttagttgctctatggcatgtgggatcttcctggaccagagactgaacctgtgtctcctgcaatagcaggtggcttctttatcactgagccaccagggaagcccacagagatgTTTGTTTTAAACATCTCCATGTacatcattttagttttttttttcccataaaggaacacatatatacttacaaaaactaagattattcagtaactttaaaaaaatataccacATATCATGATCATCCTCTCCCCATGGAATTAAAcattattacatattttttactTACTTAGGCTCCACAATTGACTAATCTTCCATTATTATTTGGatagcttttattaaaaaaagaacagtacACTTGGGGGACTGTTCTTGCTTATGTGTGACATTCTGAACCATTTGCATGTACACTAGGCTTACATGTAGGAATTCATTTGGTAAACAAATCAAGAAGGCAATCCTGGCATAGGAAACAGCATTGGCAAAACATAGGAAACAGCAAAAGCATGGAGGCCTGAAACGTCACATGTAAAAATTGCTCACAAATGTTTACTGATAATTCTATGGAGAACAAGACAGTTTTACCTCACATGTTGTGGTATCAGTCtaacttttattaatattacaCAACTTCATGTATACAGTAAGAACTTCATAACAGTGCATTTTCACTTCCCCCTTCTCATCCTTTGTATTATCGTTGTCACATGTTTTACTTGTACATAGTAGGTCCCTCGCTTATCTGGgctataattatacatatgttaGACCACCCAACAGTCTCCCCAAAGTCTCTGATGTTCCCTTTTCCCCTATGTATTTTATCTGAGAAATTTCTAAGGCTATGTGTTCAAGTTCATGGTTTCTTCTCTGTTGTTACACTCTGTTAAGTCCATCTCCCTCCACTCCCTCTCCCTTCTTACACCCTCCGTATGTGTGTGATACACACATCCAGTGCTATTTCCTATGCCAGGAGTGCCATTTTGTTTACCAAATGAGTTCCTACATGTCCCTCTTCCTTTAAGTTTCTAAGATTCCGTTCTTGTCTCTTCCTCTTAATCCTTCCTTTACCTCCTtgtttctcctgccttcatttcTCAATTAGTCCCTTTATCCTCCCTGTTCCCAGAGAATTTTATGAACATCTCTACTGGCAATATTATAAATTGCATTAGATAACATAATAAGTGTTTGTTAGTTCTCAAGGGTAAAGACATGTCTTTCTTATCTATCTCTAAATATCCCAAGTAACTAGCATGGTACCCAGTAAATAGAAAGTTTTTCTAAAAGAGGTCCTTGAAGAGTTTTATGCTGAAACTTCTCTTATTCCTGTTTCTGACTTTACCAGAATAATCTGAGTCACTGCCAGAATATTCTCTCATCTCTACCCTCATGATAGTAACAATGATGAGTAACCAGGTAAGCATCTGTGTGTGGGCAAggatattttaactatttttttagtcttcaaggctatatactatttagctattttaatatttttgagttaTAGAAGCAAAACTTACTTCTGTCATTAACTCTAACGGGGCATGAGTATCCTTATTCGGGTTGCTGTCTTCCTCCTTATCTTCATCACTGGTATCCTCACCATCATCATCTGTTGATTCAGATAACTTATCACTGATATCCTCAGGGCAATGttcattatttttctcctctgcAATAACTACATTTTTGCTCATTTCACCTAAAACAATATACATAATTTAGTAAATATTGCAACGTATTCATGAATTTACAATGGTCACTCCTAAATTATAATGTAGCAGGTGCTCATGTTACCATGTGTTCTCCTgtcctggactttttttttcatgactaAACAGCACTGCAATAAACTTACCTGATTTCCATTTCCCCAAAAAAGGTAATAAAACTgctaagtgaaagaggaaaaaatacaaactGATAATACTGAGCTGATGTTAATTGTTTGGtgattgaaactgtaataaatggaaacagttttgcttataaagaatataatttcaagaaaaaattaattctcttttatccatagaaatatatttcttaaattgttCTTATaggaatataaatgtaaaataaagactaaaagtAAGACTAGAGAAGCTGAAAAGTAATTCTTCTTAGGCAGATAGTCACCGTGCAGATACTTGAGAATAAAATTGTCCCTCtgcctggacacacacacacacacacacaaacacacacacacactaattagATATATGTGAAGTATTCTAGATATGACCAGAGGTTATATAACATTATTAATGATTTTTCTTAATGTCAAGTCATGgatgactgaaaaataaaacataagcacTACTTTGACTACCCATTCAATGTGTGGCACTATACTGAGCCCCACGAACACTAAAATGGACAGTCACTGATCTCAGGGTACTCACTCACACTCTAACTGGGGAGTCAGAAACATAATGGATAACTGTAAAACTATATGGCAGTCCAGTGATAAAGATGTATACCAGGTACATGAGAGAACACAGGAAGAGAGCAGAGACCCATTCTGGTCTGAATGGATCAGTTTTTCCAAGGAGAGAGGACAGCATGAACCAGTACAAAAAGAATGCGTGCAGAGCAACACTTTGATGTGTTTATTATGGGTCAAAGTTGAGGCTGAAATGGTGACAGATATGGCCAGAGGGGTACAAGCTGGATAATAGATTCTTGCGGGCCAGTAGTCTTGGAATTAGAACTTTAAGAATGAAGGGGCTAGTCATGAAAGGTTTAAGTAGGGAAACAAGTATGatcaatttttaatttctgaaggAACTCTTGGAGGGCAAGGTAGAAACTGTATTTGGGAGCAGacgaaaaaaataaagacaaaaagagcagagggagaggtggctaggaaaaaaaaaaccacctttaAAAAGTCCAGGTAACATTCTGGAAGGGGAGTGAGATGGGGAAACCATAACATCTTTCAGTCTTCTGTCATAACCCTCAGAAAGGCTGTGACAAAATGAAACACCTTCACATTTTCTCAAGGCTTATAGGGGTCAGAGATGTTTGAAGATTCCAGGATTCGGTATGGATTCACAGCAGTAACTTTACTGAATAAAATTGTGGAAGAGGAAACTTGCGGATTCCCACCTCttactttgtttccttattttgcaTTCAGAGGCCCTATGGGCGGTTAAAAACCAGCTCTAAATGAATTCTAATAATGGGAATTTTCTAAGCAGGTTTTAGACTGCATTTACTGACAACTCACAATAGCACTTGCTGTTTGACTACAAATATGCCAAAAGACagcaaaaactagaaaatattattCTCAGGAACAAAAGCCAAAAACGGACACAATGGTTGTGTATATAAGTGTGTATGTCTTGCTCTTCATCTAAATTGGGGAGACAATCTTACATATTGGTTAAGAAGAAAATTTGTTTCCTGAAGTTCATTAACTAATTAAATTGTGCTTATTCTTAGAAAATACATGTTGACTTAGGGTAAAGGATCATGAGATCTCTACCCTTTAAATCACCAGTTGCTTGTATATGAAGGTTTACTAGAGTACTTATACTatttctggaaaaggcaatggcaccccactccagtactcttgcttggaaaatcccatggacggaggagcctgttaggctgcagtccatggggtcgctaagagtcggacccggctgagcgacttcactttcacttttcactttcatgccttggagaaggaaatggcaacccactcctgtgttcttgcctggagaatcccagggacgggggagcctggtgggctgccgtctgtggggtcgcatagagtcggacacgactgaagtgacttagcatagcatatactatttctgctcattttctataagttgaaatatttcaaaagaaaacattttttaaaaagtccaggTGAAAAAGATGGTTGATAGTACACTGTTAAAACAGGGATAAAGGAGGAGAGATATTAGAGAAATATTTAAGAGGTAAAATCTCCATGGCAGACATTTTGCAAATTTTAGTAATTCTTATAACACTTTATCCATTTTGCCATATGAAAGTAAGCTATACTATTTACTTAGTATCTTTTTTTAATCAACCTTTTTAACTTAGAAATTTTGCTAGATCATAACAATTATCGGGGGAACTTCCTTGGctgctcagtggttaagattccgtactgccaatgcagagggcacaggctggaaccctggtcagaaaactaagatcctacatgtcatgCAGTATGACCAAAAGATAACAAGCAAATAACAAATTTTACAAATGTACCCCAAATTGACAGAGATATTAATAAAAGACATAACAATCACAGCAAATATTATATCAGTACTCTTCTGAATACtacatattaaattatataattctgTCAACATCTCAATGAGGTGTGTACTGTTTTTATCCCATTTGTAGATGAAACTGAGAGATAGGAGACAGGTTAAATAACTCACCCAACTTAACACCACTAATTAAGGTAGATCTGGGAGTCAGTTTGGCTCCAGAGTCCACATTCTTAAccatgttcttattttttttttctaatacacattaaaatataCTACTATTGTAAAAAGTTTACCCTATGTTTCCTAAAATTATCTCTTTGGGAAACACTATTGAGCTTGCCAACTCTTTTGCTCTGTAGATGAATTTCACAGTTTCAACCTGAACTTGTGCTACATCATCCCCTGCTTTTAGAATTCTGAGTGTGTGGGAAGTCTTGTGAGATGTCTTCTTTGATGGGAGTGTGGCCATGAGCTACTTTAAACATGTAGAAACACTGGtcttagaaggaagaaaataaggaaatccaGGAAAGGTTGACAGAAGACAATGTTAAGAAAAATCAGGCTTTCCCCCCTCCAAAGAAAAAGTTGGGAAAACCCCTCATTCTAAGCAAAAGATAACATCCTCAAAAGAGACCCAGAGTGTGATGCCTGGGCTATTCAGGCCATCTACCTGTTTCCTTTACAGTCTCCGACGGCTCACAACCCCTCTAACCTTACAGCGTGTACCCAGCCAATTCACCGACTCAACACGCTGGTGTCATCAGAGGTGGTCATAATAGGGAATTAAGAACTTCATGTGATGTCACAGGGACTCATTGAATTCACAAACACTGAGGATCATGAGAGAGGCTCCCTGATCCCCAGATTGAAGGTAGTCCTCCCGCTGCCATTTACGTTATAGTGCCCAGCCCGACCTGTCTTTGTCTTAtttgtttgtattattattatttaatagttGGCTATCTATGTGAACCTCATAGGGGCAAGCGTCTTTCCTATTTGATAACTATTATACCCACAGCTTCTAAACAAGTGTCTGGCACTCAGTAAACCACTGTTGAATGACTGGAACTTGTTATTGCTTTCATAGGTATTTCAATCCATTctaaactttaatattttatcattatcattttatgTAATA containing:
- the SP5 gene encoding transcription factor Sp5 isoform X12, whose protein sequence is MSKNVVIAEEKNNEHCPEDISDKLSESTDDDGEDTSDEDKEEDSNPNKDTHAPLELMTEFLRAEMGHDYHLAKKLCQMILIYEPENPEAKEFFSLIEEMLLMEKAQNLEEDDDESEEDNSESGGESTEDPSEESSDECEDG
- the SP5 gene encoding transcription factor Sp5 isoform X11, which translates into the protein MKECQSEMSKNVVIAEEKNNEHCPEDISDKLSESTDDDGEDTSDEDKEEDSNPNKDTHAPLELMTEFLRAEMGHDYHLAKKLCQMILIYEPENPEAKEFFSLIEEMLLMEKAQNLEEDDDESEEDNSESGGESTEDPSEESSDECEDG